The genomic interval GTCGGCTGAGGAGCAGGCCCTGCGTGAGGCGGCCCTGGCCACGCCCGCACCCGAGCGGCCCGCCACCATCGACCAGTTCACCCCCGAGGGCGCCATCGCCGCCGCCGAGTACTACCTGTCCCTCTTGCGCTATGTCTACGCCACGGGAGACCTGAGCGCCTGGCAGGCCATGAGCGACCCACACTGCATCTTCTGCACCAGTGTCACCGACTATGCAATTGAGCTACACGACGCCGGTGGGTGGACCGACCCCTGGGAGCAGGAGGTCACCCCCACCACCTACGGGGCCGCCGACACCGACCTCAACATCTGGCTCATCACCCTCCACGCCACCCATCCCGAGACCGTCGAGCACGACGGCTCCGGGGGCACTAGCACCCTCGCGGCCGAGGACATCACGTTCGTTCTCCAGCTGCGCTGGGACGGAAAGACCTGGATCGTCGAAGCGGGTGAGATCCGATGACGTCACTGCCCTGGCTCACCGTCCCGACCGTCCTCAGCCTCATCCTCGCCACCCCGGTACCACCCGCAGACGACGACACCGTATGGTCAACTCACGCCGAAGGGGACCGGGCGACTGTCACCTCGACGAGCCAGACCACGGTTCCGGCTCCGGGCTCTGGTGCGCCTGCGCCGGTGTCTGGGGGTTATGTTCCTCTGGCGCAGGATGCGGCCGCGGTGTCTGCTGGTCGCGGGTGGAGTGCGTGCACGCCTACCGCCGGTGAGGTCCAGGTCGGTGTGCTGACCAAGGCTCTGGGACGGTTGTGCCCGCCGGCCCCAGAGCCTGCTGGGCAGCCAGCCGCCGCTGAGGCCGGCGCGCCCGTAAGCCTGACCGCCTCGGACGTGTCCACCCTGCTGGTCGGCGGCTCGGGCCTGGTGCGCCAGCCACCCGGGGACCAGGTGATCGTGACCATGGACCTGATCGTCTACACCAACCCCTCACCCCGGACCCTGACCACCACCATCGCCGGCACGACGGTCACGGTGGTGGCCACGCCCATCTCCTACACCTGGAGCTGGGGCGACGGCACCAGCACCACCACCACCGACCCGGGCCGGCCCTACCCCCACCAGAGCGTGGTCCACCGCTACCACAAACGCGAGACGGACGTGGTCGTCAGCCTGACCACCACCTGGGCCGCCACCTACACCATCGACGGCCAGAGCACCACCAGGCCCGTGACCGGCACCATCACCACCACCGAGACCTCCACCCCCTTCACCCTCATCCGCCTGACCTCCATCCTGACCGACGACGCCGAGGAAGCCATGGGCCACTAACCCCACCAACCCCGCCGAACACCTCGCCTCGCTGCCGAACGCAACGACGACCCACCGCACGCTCCAGAGCAAAACGACAGCCTCCGCAGGCACGAGGACGCCGGTCAAGGCAGACAGTAGGTCCCACCACCATCACCGGTGCTGATAAGCCCATCAGCAAGCAAACCAGCCAAGACCCGCTGAGGCTGGTCCGGATCCACCTGGTCAGGACGCCCCACCCGGTCGGCCCTGCCCGCCACGCCTGACCGGCCTGCCGGAGCCACATGGTCGGCCCGGTGACCCTGGTCCCGGTCGGCTCGCCCCGCCCGGTCCGCGCGCGTCGGCCCATCGGCGGGCTCCGCGCCCCGGGAGCCCGCGAGCGCGGCGGCTTGGAGCAGGACCTCGCGTCCCACCGCAGTCCCCGCCGGTGCCTCGCGCAGCCGAGCCATGACAAGGCCGCGGGCCTGGCGGTCCGTGCCGTGCCAGGACTGGGTGCGGCGCCGGGAGGCGTGCTCGTCGGCCGGCTGGCCGGCGGCGAGCCAGGCGCAGCGATCGCGCCAGGGGCACTGGTCGCAGCGCGGGGCGCGCGCGGTGCACACGAGGGCGCCCAGCTCCATGACGGCGGCGGACCAGATCGAGCCCTCGGTGTCGGATGCGGGCTGGAGGGCGTCGGCGC from Actinomyces respiraculi carries:
- a CDS encoding DUF6318 family protein gives rise to the protein MSLRFLRPDPHGRADEPGLAGVADSCGLVGGVRGGQADDVEAVAQARRAWRRFLVLMVVLVVVCAAAGAGAARWWSSHRPRDPYPWETSVASSYRPPTTTPTPELTPEPTPTSTSSLSSLLSAEEQALREAALATPAPERPATIDQFTPEGAIAAAEYYLSLLRYVYATGDLSAWQAMSDPHCIFCTSVTDYAIELHDAGGWTDPWEQEVTPTTYGAADTDLNIWLITLHATHPETVEHDGSGGTSTLAAEDITFVLQLRWDGKTWIVEAGEIR
- a CDS encoding zinc transporter, producing the protein MSTLLVGGSGLVRQPPGDQVIVTMDLIVYTNPSPRTLTTTIAGTTVTVVATPISYTWSWGDGTSTTTTDPGRPYPHQSVVHRYHKRETDVVVSLTTTWAATYTIDGQSTTRPVTGTITTTETSTPFTLIRLTSILTDDAEEAMGH
- a CDS encoding A/G-specific adenine glycosylase, with the translated sequence MSQQTPVERVLPAWREWLDRWPDPAALAAADTGEVLRVWGRLGYPRRALRLIEMARTVVEQHNGVLPQDGDALLALPGIGPYTAGAVLAFAHGRRALTLDTNVRRVLARVHAGTALAPPTLTRAETDRADALQPASDTEGSIWSAAVMELGALVCTARAPRCDQCPWRDRCAWLAAGQPADEHASRRRTQSWHGTDRQARGLVMARLREAPAGTAVGREVLLQAAALAGSRGAEPADGPTRADRAGRADRDQGHRADHVAPAGRSGVAGRADRVGRPDQVDPDQPQRVLAGLLADGLISTGDGGGTYCLP